In Hahella sp. HNIBRBA332, the genomic window TCAGCAAACGGGCGGCGTATTGGGCGGGAGCGATAGTCAGCAAGTCCATAGAAAAGAGCAATCCGGAGCTGTACAAAAAGGAGCTGCTATCCGTCTTCTCTACGTGGCCGTCGCTTGTCGCTAAGATTATTGAAGAAACGCCCGCTGAGAGCATTCATAAGGTCTATGTGCATGACCATGATCCTATCGGGTTATGGCATAAGCGCAATGTGATCATTATCGGTGATGCGGCCCATGCGCCGCTGCCCACGTCTGGGCAAGGCGCCTGTCAGGCATTGGAGGACGCCTGGCATTTGGCGAACTGTCTGCAAGAAAATCCCCGCGACCTGGATGCGGCGTTTACGGCTTTCACCGCTTTGCGCTCGGAAAAGACGGCGGATATCATTCGGGCGGGGCGCTCCCTGGCCGCAGCGCTGTTTAATACAGATGCATCCTTTTGCGAGGCGAGAAACGCCAGCAGCAAAAGTTCAAACTTCGCAGAGATCGCCAAAGGGATAGCGCAGTTTTGGGGGCGTGGTCTGCCTTTGAATGCTTAGCTTGCGCCGCCGCATGCCGGGCCCCTGAGGGCCCTGAAGCATGGATCGCAGGTCGGTATTCCCGCTGGAACTTAGCTGTTCTCGATACGGAAGCCGACTTTCAGGCTGACTTGAAAGTGGCCGACTTCGCCGTTGACGATATGGCCGCGGGTTTCCGTGACTTCGAACCATTCGAGATGCTTGATGGTGCGGGAGCACTCCCGAATGGCGTTTTGAATGGCTTCATCAATGCTGTTTTTAGATGAACCGACCACTTCCACTTTCTTGTAGGTATGATGATCTGACATGTGAACTCTCCTTTGTTTCTGTGACGGACGCTCCTTCGTCAGTGTAGCAAGAAATGCCCTTGCTTAAATGTCGTCGTCGGAACGGCTTGCTTCCGCCTGCTCGGACATCTTCATCATCAGCGCCATGTTAAGATTCCGGTCGAAGGTCTCGCAGCAGGCTTCCGTGCGGATTTTGCACTGACCGCTCTCGGACTCATAATTCAATTCGTAGCCGGTTTTTTCGCCGTGTTCGGAGCAGACCATGTCGCCCAAAGTCTCCTGATAGGCGTTGACCAGAAAGTCTTCCGCTGCGCTTCTGTCTTCATCCTGGCGAAACTCTTCGGCGCTCACTTCCACGCCGTCCACTTTGTATTTAACGTTGCTCATAATTCTGAACCCTTTGATGTTGTGGGCTGCAAGGATAAACCCTAAGCGCCCCGGTTTGAAGGCTTGATCATGGCGAGGGGAGGGCGTGATAAAGAGGCGAGGAAGGCGCGTCGCTCAAGGTGAAGGGATTTCCTCGGGAGGCGCGTCCAGGTGGATAACTCTACGCTGCGACAGGTTCAGTTCGGCAAGATCCTCTCCCCAGTATTTCTGTATTAAGCGGTCTATCAAACCGCTGCTGCGCGCGCGATTCATACTGTCCGTCATCGCGTCCGCATGGTCCTGGGCGTCGTGAGAAAGATAGAAATAGAAGTCGCTTTGATATTGCAGCAGCAGGTTTTTCTCAATATCCAGGCCGGGGTATTTGTGTGACTCACGGATAATCTCGTTCGCCCCCCGGGGGAAATAGTCGATGCCGCGATTTCCCTGGGCCAGCGGTCGGAAAGCGGCGGTCCAGTCGCCATCGAAAATCATCACTGGTAGGCGATTATGCTCCCAGACGCGTCGGTCGTACCAGGTCTTGCCGATCGCCGCCACTTTGTTCAGGGTGCGAAAATCTTCCAGGTCGCGGACCTGATCGTAAATAGCCTGACGACCTTCGGGGATCAGCAAAATCCGCTTGCTGATCAGGCCATTGGTGATGGGGACAGGCACCCGGACGTGTTGACTGTCGCGCTCCGCCGTGGGGAGCATCCAGGCGATGGTGACGTCGCCTTTGTCCAGCATCTGAATCACGCGTTTCTGCGGGAACGGCGGCGAGGTGACGATTTCGTACTCGTAGCCCGCCTGCGACAGTGCGCTTTCGATGAGTTCTCTGTAGTAAGCGCCGTCTTTGCCGGCTTCGACGAAATGAGCGACCTTGAGCTTAACGGTTTCTTTTTGAGCCCAGGCTGGCGCAGATGAGATAGCGGTCAGCAGACAGATCAGTCCGACCAAGTAGCGCTGCGTTAGAAAAAGTATGTGAGTCAATTAATATGCCTCTAAGCGTCAATACCGGGACCCTCCATTGACAACATCCCTTGCTGGCCGCTGGATCAGGGACTGACGACTCTCTCAGGCCATTGCGAATGAAGAAGGAGTTCAGTCACTGGTAGACACAGAGAATACTGCGCATCTATTTAGTTTAGCAGGTGATGGAAATATTTCCGGGCGTGGAATTACCCGGAGTGCGCTGCGTAGGGCGCGTATCGATAGTATTTGGGCGTGACGCAGATGCGCGCATGAAGCCAGGACACGCCAAGACCCGCGGTACTGAGCCAGACGGGCTGCTCGCCGATGCGCGCCAGTGTCTCCCGGGCAAGGTATATCCAGAAAGCCTCGATCTGTTGCGGCGGCGCATTGCGGATAAAGCGAGCCAGATGAGCGTAGTCGCACTGTTTCGTCTGCGGTCGGGGCGACACCAGTCGGGCGTCGCCGCCCAGATTATTGAACGCAGCCACCAGATCGGACTGTCGAGAGGTGCGAAACGGCTTGGCGAAAGGCCGCCAGTCCGGCTGCAGGCGCGCGAGCGGACTGCTGTTGATCAATACGAACTCACATGCCTGACTCTCATTGGCGTTGGATAGTGGTGGCGACTCCCAGAAATAGCCTGAACTGTCGACGGAGGCGAAAATTGAATTGAAGAAGGCTCGGAACGCTGGGTTCTCCTCCAGAAACTGCAAAGCTTCCAGATAGCTGAACGGGGTTCCTTGATGAAACAGAGCATACCGACAGCCGTCATAGTGTGCGAGTCGGGTTGCTTCTACGCTGAAATCCACCATGACGGTGAGCGGCCTAAGTGGGATACAAGGGCGCGGGCTCGCCCTGGGTGTTGGATTCGGCTTTGATCGCCTGCTCGCTGTTTACCGCTAACTTCAGCGCCAACTCGCTTAAATCCGTGTTAGCGGCACTGGCGTTCGGTCCATAAAGGTCGCGCTGCAGTTGGTTGAGCGGCTCTCGACTGAGTTCGCGCAGTTGATTGAGCACATGGTGAGCATAGCGCTGTTCCAGGGCGGCTTGCTGCAGCCAGCGCGTATACAGGTCCACAAACTTGACGACATCGTTCTTCGCCAGCTTTTTCAATTGGTTCAGCTCAATATGCCGGGCGCCTTGGCGTGGGTGCTCCCGCATCACAGGTTTCACGATCGCGGGTTTGCGCCACCAGGCGTATATCGTGGCCAGCCAGGCGATCAGCAACAGCCCGGATAGGGTGGGCCAGAAAACTCCGCTGTCTGAGGAAGCGGGAGCGGGCGTGGACAACGGTTCAGGCGTTGAGTCCAAGGTTAAGTCGGTCTTGTCGTCCGTCAGCGTTGTCTGCGACGGTGCGGTAGGCGTATTGGCAACGGCGGATTGCGCGCCTGGCAATACAGTAATGGTGCGCTCCGGTAACGTCGCCACGCGCTCCACATCGTTGGTCACGTCCCACCAGGG contains:
- a CDS encoding dodecin, yielding MSDHHTYKKVEVVGSSKNSIDEAIQNAIRECSRTIKHLEWFEVTETRGHIVNGEVGHFQVSLKVGFRIENS
- a CDS encoding ABC transporter substrate-binding protein → MTHILFLTQRYLVGLICLLTAISSAPAWAQKETVKLKVAHFVEAGKDGAYYRELIESALSQAGYEYEIVTSPPFPQKRVIQMLDKGDVTIAWMLPTAERDSQHVRVPVPITNGLISKRILLIPEGRQAIYDQVRDLEDFRTLNKVAAIGKTWYDRRVWEHNRLPVMIFDGDWTAAFRPLAQGNRGIDYFPRGANEIIRESHKYPGLDIEKNLLLQYQSDFYFYLSHDAQDHADAMTDSMNRARSSGLIDRLIQKYWGEDLAELNLSQRRVIHLDAPPEEIPSP